A segment of the Aythya fuligula isolate bAytFul2 chromosome 27, bAytFul2.pri, whole genome shotgun sequence genome:
GCCGGGAGGACCCTGTGGCACCGCGGCACGGCGGCACCGCGGCGCCGTGGCACCGCGACACGGCATCGCACGGCGCTCACCTGCGGCCTTCTGCCCCCAGAAGCTTCGCCTGGACTCGGAGGCAAAGCACAGCCAGAGCCACACCACGGTGGACGTCCAGGTGATGGTGACGCCGGGACACGGCGCCAGGAGGTTCCGCCAGGCCGCCACCCTGGTGGTGGCCGCGACCAAGATGCTGCGGAGGCCGTCGCACAAGGACTTCGCCGACAGCGACCTGGGCGGCTTCCTGGAGGAGATTTTCGGTAGGGACGCGGTGCTTGGAGGAGGGGTGGCTGGAGGTGGAGGGGGACTGCGGGGCGCTGCTGACACCCCCCTGACCGTCTGCTCCCCCCGCAGAACCCGTCACCTTCCAGCGGCTTGAAAGCAGCTACGCTGGGGCCCCCATGTACCGCTACACCCGCTCCCAGTCCTTCGACATCTTCGACATCAACCACAAGTGCTTCGCGCTGGATTCGCCCACCCAGCTGGTGGCCCTGAACGTGCAGGGGCCCTCCGCCAGCCGCAAAGGTGAGGGGACCGCATCCCTGTCCCCCGTCCCCACCCCTTGTCCCCGGGGAGCGCCCCCTGACCCAtcccttctctctctgcagTGAGGCTCAACATCGCGCTGTACCGGCCCCACACCAGGCAGGGCAGCGCCGGGGCCATGCAGATGCCGGTGGCGTTGGGCATCAAGGGCTACAAGCTCTACATGTCTTGCGTGCTGAGCGGCACCGAGCccgtgctgcagctggaggtgagTGTCCCCAACGTCCCCAACAATGTCCCCGTGGGGATGGCACCGCCGTCCCCACCGCCTCCCGCTCACCCCCGGCTTGTCCCCGCCGCAGGAAGCCGACGTCATGAGGGACATCGACAGCGCCGAGCTGACCCGCTTCATCTTCTACCGCCTGGACAGCCCAACCGAGGGCACCACGCGCTTCGAGTCGGCCGCCTTCCCCGGCTGGTTCATCTGCACCTCGCTGCAGTCCCGCCAGCCCGTGGGCATCACCAACCAGCCCGACCAGGTCAACGTCGCCACCTACAAGCTGAGCGGGCGCTGAGCCGCCCTGAACCCCGACCCCGACCCCAACCGGCAGTCACCGGTTGCCTCGCCGTATGTACCGAGTACAGCCCGCGGCGCCGCCCTGCCGCCCGCGATATTTCAGGTGAAATAGTCACCAATGGGCCCCGTGGGCCCGCCtcgcgccccccgcccgctgttctggggctgctgcccccggTTATCAAGTTATTTATTGTGCTCTCACACTTATTGCGCTGGTTTGCTTCTTTTACACTTATTTATTGTGCTGTTCCACTCGTTTTTAGGCTTTTACACTTATTTATTGTGTTCCACCCACCGTGATTTTACCCCCCTGCTGCTCCACTTATTTATTGAGCTTTTATTTATTGGAATTTCCCTTTTTATCGTGCTGTTACTGGACTTTTTACCCGTATTTATGGTGCAATTACACTGATTGGGCCGTTACACTCGTTGTGGCGTCGCACTTATTGAGGTTTCGCACTTATTTATTGCGcttttttacactttttacaCTTTTTACCGTTCTTTTACACCCATTTACTGTGCTGAGCCCAGCCCCAGACCCCAGACCCCAAACCCAGGCCCaggccccagctcccagcccccagccccccgcccccagcccctcccctTCCACTCGCCCCGCCCACCAAGGCCCCGCCCCCTTAATCTATGCTAATTAATGCACGCAGCCGCCATTGGTCCCCACGCCCAACCCCctgccggccccgccccctcggCCCCGTGCCTCCTCCCGTCCCCGCCCCCCGCCTCCCGCCTCGGCCAATCGCCGCCCGCTGTGCCCCGAGCCCCGCCCCCTGCCGCGCTCTCCATTAGGTGGTTCGAAGGAGGCGGCAGCCAATcagcgcggggcgggcggcggttAGGGGCGGTGGCCGGACATGGCGGCGGCTGAGCAGGGTGAGGGCCGGGGGCACTTCGGGCATCCTCGGGTATCTTCGGGGGCATTCGGGTATTTCCGGACACCTTCGGGGGTCCTCGGACACCTCTGGGGGCACCTTCGGGAGCCTTCGGGTATCTTCGAAGGCGTTCGGGCATCTCTGGGGCACCTTCGGGTGTCCTCGGGCATCCTCGGGGGCATTCGGGCACCTTCGGGGGTCCTCGGACACCTGTGGGGGCACCTTCGGGTATCTTCGGAGGCGTTCGGGCGCATTCGGACATCTCTGGGGTATCCTCGGGGGCATTCGGGGATCTTCGGACACCTTCGGGGGTCCTCGGGCATCTCTGGGGCATCTT
Coding sequences within it:
- the LOC116499453 gene encoding interleukin-1 receptor antagonist protein-like, with product MAFVPDLDVLEGGSLSEETFYGPDCLYPQKKLRLDSEAKHSQSHTTVDVQVMVTPGHGARRFRQAATLVVAATKMLRRPSHKDFADSDLGGFLEEIFEPVTFQRLESSYAGAPMYRYTRSQSFDIFDINHKCFALDSPTQLVALNVQGPSASRKVRLNIALYRPHTRQGSAGAMQMPVALGIKGYKLYMSCVLSGTEPVLQLEEADVMRDIDSAELTRFIFYRLDSPTEGTTRFESAAFPGWFICTSLQSRQPVGITNQPDQVNVATYKLSGR